CGAAAGCCAATTAAGACGGAGCTTTTAGTGGGCCGCCAAGCAGTAATAACAAAAAATTACACCAAGCATTGCAGTAATGTATTACAATGAAGCCGTCGTTGCTTTAATTTGTATATTACATGTACAGTCACGAGTAAAAAAGATTAACACAATGACGTCTCCGGAGTGGTGAAAATCGCACCAAGCGGCTGGCGAGGCGCCGTACTTTGCGAACACAACCTGGCACTTATGTTACACGCGTATTCGTAACCTCGGCACCAAGCGTTGCTAGTTGCCGTTTctgtggcacgtcactagtgccATGCTAGTGCTAATCTCGTTTGCTCGCGACTGTACAGTTCTGTGGAACTTGGCCGCGACCGCTCACTTGAACACGGTCAGCGTGCAAGTTTCTATCGTTCAGAACAAGGCTGAGAACGCTGCAGTATGGCAGGGCATGAGCGCAGTCACGTGCTTTCTTCCCACATTTGAAGCATTTCTTTAAATGCCTGAGAACAAACAACCGCGCTGGCGGTACGTCGCGACAAAAACAAATTGACCGGTTGTTAGGAACGTCTTCTACAAATTAACGAAACGCGTTAGGGCCTAGAATTAGTAATAATTTTTTTCGTATTTAACTTAGTTCATAAATTTATTAAGTGAAATATACAACATACTCTTAAGAGCGCCACACGACGGCATACAAACTTTTTATTGTTTCTGAGACAGCTTGAAACACTCAGTGTGACAAGCCCAATAGGTGGAATTTCAGTACACTTTTATGTCGCATAAAGATCTACAGGAAGTTCTCTTTTTGAAAACTGGAACTTTAGTAAGAAAACCCAGAACGTACAAAAATGTAATAAAAGCCTCTGTTTTTCATTGTCCTTTGGACTGTTTTAGTAGTCACGGACGAAAAATAAGTGAAGATATTGAACTGACCAAGCCTAAAGAGCACGCTGAACCGGTTTTATGTCTAACACACAACCCCTCCCTTTGAACAAGTTGTGCGAATATGCCTCAGTTGTCGAGCGGTAACGCACTCGGCTCTCGCCCCAAGGGACAGCGGTTCAAGTCACGGCCCGACCTACGTAATAGTGGTGGAATGACGTCACGAGCGTGTAGACCAATCATAAATTGTGTAGTGAAGGCATAACTGTTGTATTCTGTGATCATTCTGGGGTGATTGAATTAGCCGCGCGAGGGGATTTGGTGTTGACATCACCCCATTCTCGATCAAGACCGACTTTCTTGACACTACGCCAACTACTGCAGAGCCGGCTCCATTGCTGCGCTGGGCACTTAGCGTTATTAGGGTTAAGCCTGACATACTTTAGAGAAGAGGAAAGCTTGGCTAGTTCCAATAGGCGCATAAGTAGCAGCTGTGAAAGAGCGACTTCCTCCACTCTCTCGCCTGGAGTAGAAGCCAGCGACAGCGGGTTTACCTGAAATTAAGCTACTCGGAATAGATTAAAAATTTGAGGTAATTAATTCGAACAACACTGGAAGACCCAGCCTGATGCACTGAGTGGCGCATTATCCTAATCGCTGACAATGCTAAAAGAAAAAGGAGTTAGTTCCGTATCCAAACAACGGCCGCACCACAGTCATAGTGGTCTGGCTATATGATTTCCACCATCAATAATTACCGTATGGTTGGGCACAGACGAGGCAAACAGTCGGAAAGGGCGGCAGAATCAGACGCGAACCACGCCGGGCAATGAATCGTCGCGATGCGTCATGCTGCTTTTCCTCGACACGCAGAGTAGTTTTCTCCAGCGCACAGTTAAGCTCGTAGAATCCATTAAGAAAGCTCTCATGTCTCTCTTGCTTCCTTGCCAGAAACAGCTTACGTACGTAATTTTATTCCCAGCTTCTGATTACCATCGCAGCCATACGATCCATGTTCTCAACTCGCCCTTCAACAAAGAAAAGCTAAAGAAGGAGCCTTCAGCGGACATTtttcacgcacgcgcacacatgtGTGCATGCATATATTCATATATTGTGCGCACGTGTGCGCCTAATACCGGGTGAAAATTCTGGGCCGTTCGTTTCAGAAGAAGTACGACGCTCAGCTGTCACCTCCCAAGTCCGTCTGGTTGGCTTATGACCTCGCGAGAAGAAAACGTTTGCGTAGACCTTCGCCACGGTTTCGTGGCCCCCGCTCGAAAGCCGCAGCCGTGCAGTTGCCCTTGAGGACAGACCTCTCTAAGTAGTTTTCTCTGCTCGTCCCGCTAGCACTCTACACGAGTCCGGAGCTGTCCAAAGAAACCTGTACTTTGATATTGTTGTAGTAACCGACCCCCGGCCCGTCCCGTTGCCCTTACCACACTCTGTTTTTATACCCTGAATATGCATGGTTTTTTCATAAAAGTGGGCGTGAGTGGTACACTGCCTATTGCGCATCTAGCTTTGTCGCCAATGAGTCGCGACTGTTTTTCAACACCTCTCGGGCAATTGTAAATTACGAACTTGCATTGTGAGAACATATGCACGCCGTCTTTTTTGCCGGGCTTATAAACAGGGCAAATGGAGCATGCAAAGAGACGAACCCTATGCGAACCACGAGAATTTCCTTTCCTCTTGCCCTATCTATTGCCATTCGATACCGTCTGACCCATCCTCTCTACCCAGACATGGCCGGCATGACTAGCCTCAGAGAAACTGAAAGATGAATTATCATTGGTGACCGTAGTGCAGGATATCTTCGATGCTTAATGCTACGCGGTATAAaattgtttctttctctcttaccTACTTCTTCAAACGCTGGCGCATTCGGGATATTTGCGCAAAATCACACGTTTCCATGGGTAAAAACGCATGTGCTTTGGCCATCACCATGTGACGTATATACACGGAGCTGCCTTTATTACATGGTACTACATTACCTATATTTCATGAGAAATGCTAGTTCTAGTGAGTTGTACCCTCAACTTAGTCCGTTTTATGATCAGTGTAGCCTGCATCGATGCCGCCTCCCATCCTGAAGATTGGTGTTAGCaatgcatgaatgaatgaatgaatgaaattgtTCCATGGCAAAGTGTGAAGGTATTTAAATTGAGCTGAAGATATAAATCGCTCATTCTTCCAATGAGTATAATTGCTAAAGCGTATCTGTATAGATGTATACTTACCACCCTGCGTTGTGATCAATATCGACTTCGTTGTGGCCAATTCTTGTCCGTAAAGCAGGTTCGCGAAGGTGACGGTGCAGTTGTATTCCGTCAACGGCTGCAGTCCCTTGATTGTGATGGTGGACGACTTCCCGCCGTGGTCGTTGCAAGTGAAGTTTTTCTCAGTGTCGGGCCCCCATAACGTGCCATAGCACAGATCGAGGGCGCCATTCGTCTCCTGAGGCGCGAACGCGACAACTTCCACGGACCTGGCACCAGTGGCAACGCCCCATAGCTCGAAGTCTCCAGGTGCTaagcaagaaaacacacacaaaaaagaaatcaAGGTCACATTATGCACAGTTGCTTGTTGTTCAACCATAACGAAAAGTCAAGACCCCCAATCGGCTTGCTTCCAAAGCATGTAATTGCTTTTGGCCATCCTGGAAGATTAGCTTTAAGATAGGAGAGGAAGAGACTAACGCTCACATTGATGTGATTTAGAACGCTGAGGACGCTAAGCGATCTATACAGCGGGCCCGAAAACCTAAACCTTTTGAATCTGAGTTCCTCTCAAAGCCTGTACATTACTCGAAAGATACTTCGTATCGAATCCGGTGCACCACCTCTCTAGGCAGTCAAGAAATCGAATTTTAACTACACATTGTTATTCCTAAAAAGCTTTACGATTTAGGATTATATTTAGTAAGCCACACTTTAGGGCAACGTGTATTACGAAAATGTGCAAGCTCAACAATTTGGGCATTACTGAGCACAAACTTTCAACAATACTAAAAGGCGAAAGTCATATACATGCCAATCTGCAGCAGGGGTCAGCTGAAGATATTCAAGTCATGCGATGCTTTTCTGCCGCTGTGccgcggtggttatggcgctcggctactgacccgaaacacgcgggtttgatcccggccgcggctgtcgaatttctataaaggcgatattctagaggaccgtgtactgtgcgatgtcagtgcatattaaagaaccctaggtggtcgaaatttcctgagcccttgaCGACGGCGTTTCCCATgacccgagttgctttgggatgtcaagccctcataaaccataaaccattttcaCGAAGCAAGTATGTGGCCGGCATTCACCAACGAACGAGATAGTTTTATCTGAATGTTCATTGTGAGCCGCGTTCAGACATGACATACAAGATGCGTAAGTCAAGCTGTATCATCGAAGATTTCTCGCGTGAGGTGAGGTGACAGACATGCCCTATATTTTGCATGCTTCCTGAACTGTGAGACCCCAGTTGTCATAATTTATACCCCGTTGCACGTGGCACATTTAAGCGTCGGATcattgcaaaaatattttttcatctTCTCGTAGTCTTCTTTTTTCAGTAGAACAATTCTACAGTGTACTTTTGTGACTGCGTAGTGTTGGTGAAAACAGGAAGAGACTTACCAGCCGGCGCGTCACCCTGAAacagaaacaaaataaaggagAATGAGATTTCCTCGCAGTGTACTTGAAACAAAAATTCGATCCTCTTCATATGACTGGCGATTTTTTCAGAGTTTACAGATTTTTCTTTCAATACCTGCGCGAGAAAGGTCAATGCCCTCTTTGCAGGTGGATTGTGCAGCGAGGAGGACATAATGTGCCGGATAGAAGTCAGTAATTACACGAAAAATAAGTGAAATTAAGCAATAAACTTTTCCTTTTGGTCTTAGGTGGCAAGCATATATTGCGAAGTTGAAGGCTGTCAACATCCAAGGCGAGCTCAGCATCTAAATTTTCTTGCTCGACAATGTGGCTCGAAAAACAGAACGTCGGTATAAGCATTTAAAGCTCGTTGCGTTGCTTTTTCAGCATTACGTACTTTATAATGCCGTCGCTGCGCGTGGTATTCTCGCCGAAATCAAGGTAACTTTCTATAAATCATCAAACACCGAATTGGCGTCTGTATTTGGTGCACAAGAAATTCAAGCGGCGCGGTTTTATAAAAatgcaatgcgggaaagccaactcaacgggTTTAGAATGCGCATTTTTGACGTtgtatcacccgccgcggtggttgagtggttagggcgctcgactactgatccggagttcccgggctcgaacccgaccgcggcggctgcgtttttatggaggaaaaacgctaaggcgcccgtgtgctgtgcgatgtcagtgcacgttaaagatccccaggtggttgaaattattccggagccctccactacggcacgtctctcttcctttcttctttcacttcctcctttatcccttcccttacggcatggttcaggtgtccaaagatatatgagacagatactgacggtcatttcccccgaaaccaattattattattattattattatgtttcgAAACATATTGCCGATTGAAAAAATGTATACAGTGAGCTCGCCTTGAATGCCGAGAGTCTTGGCAACGAAGATATATACTAAAGAAAACTGGACAGGACACTCAAGCTGCTCCtgaacggtatgacgcgatagttttaatgggttaatgcccacatctGCCGAATCGGTcatcctctactttacattcgtatATCGCTGccagtcctcatacctctcctggcacaATGGTGCAACGGTTGAGTgatgccctgcggtggcaggtgctggcACCGGTGGTGCCTGTGTGTCACTGGAGCCGACCGCTCCGGTCGCGATGCTTCAAACGGCCGCCAACGCCGACAGCGACGCACAATTAATTTTTTTCGGACTTGTGGGCACTAACTCACTCGAGTTCAAACTACGGCAACACTCGATGCTGACGGTCTTCGATTGTGCAATGTCTTGCCACCTCGAATTAAAAATAAGACAAGTTGATCCGTTGCTTTTAGAGAAATAATCTACGAATTATTCAGCTCTGTCACTTGCATAATTTCTGCCTTCTTGTACAGTGCACCGGCACACACCGCATTCACGTCTCTCAGTTGTAGAAATGAAAATCTGTAAACGTTAAAAGAAATGCGCCTTTATGTATGCGGCACCTACGGCGTATGCTTCACGCGAACTGCACATCTattttcactccctcccattgCTTATGCATATGCCAGTGGCGCGATATAATTTGTTACCGTACATATC
The genomic region above belongs to Amblyomma americanum isolate KBUSLIRL-KWMA chromosome 9, ASM5285725v1, whole genome shotgun sequence and contains:
- the LOC144105690 gene encoding uncharacterized protein LOC144105690, giving the protein MDTMKQGTARRRGMPTAAAIVFVALFVGASKGDAPAAPGDFELWGVATGARSVEVVAFAPQETNGALDLCYGTLWGPDTEKNFTCNDHGGKSSTITIKGLQPLTEYNCTVTFANLLYGQELATTKSILITTQGEPVEPGHDIGPNRTYTDAGVAFVSTPAVPVLCAAFLSTTWKLTFKLK